In a single window of the Verrucomicrobiia bacterium genome:
- a CDS encoding Gfo/Idh/MocA family oxidoreductase, with protein sequence MKNRTRRSFIRHAVMGGAGAFVFPRLMSSNIWAAETPPNSRLTIGFIGMGTHARSLLNSFLRHDTQVVAVCDVDANRREEARQRVDEFYAGRAGATMQPASCAAYKDFEEIIARKDIDAVCIATPDHWHAIITLAALRAGKDVYCEKPLTHNIHEAVEVMKAVTGNGRVLQTGSMQRSSSEFRVACELVRNGAIGTVKSVECSFGPPPIPCDLPEEPIEPGLDWDRWVGPAPMRPYNSILSPRGVHKHYPRWRLYSEFGGGIVADWGAHHLDIAQWGLGMDASGPVRVLPPKSRGDKEGAQLVYAGGISVKHVNGFGVDFSGSEGRVRVNRGKFIFEREGKVIASCRGEPDEETSVAQQVKIAQEFLKDSKVNLYVSKSHVGDFLNCVKSRQQPITNAQVRGRSAICCHLLNLAYRHHQEIGWNPEQLSFATGGGDLKWLTREYRGPWKV encoded by the coding sequence ATGAAAAATCGGACCCGGCGCAGCTTCATTCGACACGCCGTCATGGGAGGCGCGGGCGCTTTCGTGTTTCCCAGGCTGATGTCTTCGAACATTTGGGCTGCGGAAACCCCACCCAACTCCCGATTGACCATCGGATTCATTGGCATGGGAACGCATGCGCGGTCACTGCTCAATTCGTTTCTCAGGCATGACACCCAGGTCGTTGCGGTGTGCGATGTGGATGCCAACCGCCGTGAGGAAGCCCGGCAGCGGGTGGATGAATTCTATGCTGGACGGGCAGGCGCGACGATGCAGCCGGCGAGTTGTGCCGCTTACAAGGACTTCGAGGAAATCATCGCACGCAAGGACATCGACGCCGTCTGTATTGCCACTCCGGATCATTGGCATGCCATTATCACGCTCGCTGCCTTGCGTGCCGGCAAGGACGTGTATTGCGAGAAACCGCTCACGCACAACATCCACGAAGCCGTTGAGGTGATGAAAGCCGTCACCGGGAACGGCCGCGTGCTCCAGACCGGTTCCATGCAGCGCTCCAGCAGCGAATTTCGGGTCGCGTGCGAACTGGTTCGCAATGGTGCGATCGGAACCGTGAAAAGCGTGGAATGCAGTTTCGGCCCGCCGCCCATTCCCTGCGATCTGCCAGAGGAACCGATCGAGCCGGGGCTGGATTGGGATCGATGGGTGGGGCCCGCTCCGATGCGGCCCTATAACTCGATCCTGAGCCCCAGAGGAGTGCATAAGCATTATCCTCGCTGGCGTCTGTATTCCGAGTTTGGCGGCGGCATCGTCGCAGATTGGGGCGCGCATCATCTCGATATCGCGCAATGGGGCCTGGGCATGGATGCAAGCGGGCCGGTGCGGGTTCTGCCGCCAAAGAGCAGGGGCGACAAGGAAGGCGCGCAGCTGGTTTATGCCGGAGGGATTTCGGTGAAACACGTGAACGGTTTCGGAGTGGATTTTTCCGGCAGCGAAGGCCGGGTGCGAGTGAACCGCGGAAAGTTCATATTCGAGCGCGAAGGAAAAGTAATCGCTTCGTGCAGGGGAGAACCTGACGAGGAAACCAGTGTGGCGCAGCAGGTTAAAATCGCGCAGGAATTCCTCAAGGATTCGAAAGTGAACCTGTACGTGAGCAAGAGCCATGTGGGCGATTTCCTGAACTGCGTGAAGTCGCGACAACAACCCATCACCAACGCGCAAGTCCGCGGGCGTTCGGCAATTTGTTGCCACCTGTTGAACCTGGCCTATCGGCACCATCAGGAGATTGGCTGGAATCCCGAACAGTTATCATTCGCCACGGGCGGGGGTGACCTCAAGTGGTTGACGCGCGAATATCGTGGTCCGTGGAAGGTCTGA
- a CDS encoding alpha-L-fucosidase: MNPLFSYLQAPFRYFILWGLAATAIAHGADMREQNDARMEWWREAKFGLFIHWGVYAVPAGTYQDKPVAGIGEWIMLRGRIPVAEYRAYATQFNPVKYNPRAWAKLAREAGMKYIVITAKHHDGFALFPSDVTDWDIADATPYGKDLLGPLAAAARRQGLKFGTYYSQAQDWTHPGGAKSGHREGGGWDEAHKGNFDEYLEKIAVPQTREILTRIKPDILWWDTPDWMTTNRAKRLHELTALRPGLITNNRLGGGYRGDTETPEQHVPATGFKDRDWETCMTMNDTWGYKSYDHNWKSTETLLRNLVDIVSKGGNYLLNVGPTADGQIPAPSIQRLKEIGAWMKVNGSSIHGTTANPFAKLSWGRCTKKVTSKGGTLYLHVFHWPNDGRLVVPGLKSKVTQARVLATRQKIKASVEGDSVVLSLPTTAPDAVASVIEVNFAGPLEIERILPAPAADGRIVLGADISDLHNSMHANAKVEGSGADAKITHWDNPQSRVTWEFRATQAGTFNIQADIIGSGSGKLVLLLDTSHAVATVPEESSKAARTIDLGSISIARPGDYTLELKPDKSEWKGFELRRITLIPAQ; the protein is encoded by the coding sequence ATGAACCCATTATTCTCTTATCTTCAGGCCCCGTTCCGATATTTCATCCTGTGGGGACTCGCTGCGACGGCCATTGCACACGGCGCGGACATGCGTGAACAGAACGACGCGCGGATGGAATGGTGGCGCGAGGCGAAGTTTGGCCTGTTCATTCATTGGGGCGTCTATGCGGTTCCGGCGGGAACCTATCAGGATAAGCCCGTCGCAGGCATTGGCGAATGGATCATGCTTCGCGGCAGAATTCCCGTCGCTGAATACCGCGCGTATGCCACGCAGTTCAATCCGGTGAAATATAATCCCAGGGCATGGGCCAAACTGGCGAGGGAGGCCGGCATGAAATACATCGTCATCACGGCGAAACATCATGATGGGTTCGCGCTTTTCCCTTCGGACGTGACGGACTGGGATATCGCCGACGCCACGCCGTACGGCAAGGATTTGCTCGGGCCGCTCGCAGCTGCGGCCCGCCGCCAGGGATTGAAGTTCGGCACGTATTATTCCCAAGCTCAGGATTGGACGCATCCCGGCGGCGCAAAATCCGGCCACCGGGAAGGCGGAGGCTGGGATGAGGCGCACAAGGGAAATTTTGACGAATACCTGGAGAAGATCGCCGTGCCGCAAACGCGCGAGATCCTGACGCGAATCAAGCCGGACATTCTGTGGTGGGACACTCCGGACTGGATGACGACCAATCGGGCAAAGCGGCTTCACGAACTCACCGCGCTGCGGCCGGGGTTGATCACGAACAACCGCCTCGGCGGCGGATATCGCGGCGACACGGAAACTCCCGAGCAGCACGTTCCTGCCACGGGCTTCAAGGATCGTGATTGGGAAACCTGCATGACGATGAACGACACCTGGGGTTACAAGAGTTACGATCACAACTGGAAATCCACCGAGACGCTGCTCCGCAACCTCGTGGACATCGTCAGCAAAGGCGGCAATTACCTCCTCAACGTTGGCCCGACGGCTGATGGCCAGATTCCCGCGCCAAGCATTCAGCGCCTCAAGGAGATCGGCGCGTGGATGAAGGTCAACGGATCGAGCATCCATGGCACGACTGCCAATCCATTCGCCAAATTAAGCTGGGGGCGTTGCACCAAGAAGGTCACCAGCAAAGGCGGCACGCTCTACCTGCATGTGTTTCATTGGCCAAACGATGGGCGTCTCGTCGTTCCCGGCCTGAAGAGCAAAGTGACTCAGGCCCGCGTTCTCGCCACGCGTCAAAAAATCAAAGCGAGTGTTGAAGGCGACAGCGTGGTTTTGTCCCTGCCAACCACAGCCCCTGACGCCGTTGCCAGCGTAATTGAAGTGAATTTTGCCGGGCCTCTCGAAATCGAGCGGATTCTTCCCGCTCCAGCGGCGGACGGCCGCATTGTGCTGGGCGCGGATATTTCCGATCTGCATAACAGCATGCACGCGAATGCGAAGGTGGAAGGTTCGGGCGCCGATGCGAAGATCACACACTGGGATAATCCTCAGTCGCGGGTGACTTGGGAATTCCGCGCAACTCAGGCGGGGACCTTCAACATTCAGGCCGATATCATCGGATCCGGTTCCGGAAAGCTGGTGTTGCTGCTGGATACGAGCCATGCCGTGGCGACGGTTCCAGAGGAAAGTTCCAAGGCGGCGCGCACCATTGACCTAGGGTCCATTTCGATTGCGCGCCCGGGCGACTACACACTGGAACTCAAGCCAGACAAATCGGAGTGGAAAGGATTCGAACTGAGGCGGATAACCCTCATTCCCGCACAGTGA